AGCGCTTTCATGAGTTCCTCGTCCGGCATATACTCAAGAACAAGACGCAAACGCTCCAAGTCTCCGAGCGTTTGAATTTCATTCCACGCAAACAGTTTCAGTTGTGGTATAATAGCCATAGCAGGCGACCCTCCAGAAAATAAAATTGTGGCTTCGTCAACTACAATTTTACCACGGATGAACTCGCCTGTTTACTATTTTTAACCACATCAAGAGGCTGGGGTGGAATTTCGGAACCCGGCCTATTTTTGTGTCTGAAAGGGTACGTTTTCCGCTGATTTTTGGGGGAAAGATTATTTTCGCTTATTTCTCAGCCCTTGTCCCGTTTGGCTTCCCGGACATCGCAAAAAGCTCTACTAAAGACGTGTCAAGCGGTCAGTGACTTTGTCCCTTTTATTCGTCCGAGAAAATGTCACTTGACAATTCCCTGGTCCCCTGTATAGGGCGCCGGGATGTATGTTATACTGATATTGGTTTTGGTGGAATCGCCCGTATTCACCACGGGTGATCCGCTGAGGGTTTGCGTCGTAACGCAGCCCTCTTTTTTCGGCCTCCCGTCTGCTTTCCCGTCCTCAGCAGGCTTCTCGTTGACCGGTTGCAGTCGATACACCACTCCGTTGAATCGTGCTTAATAACGATTCCGTCCCGCCGAGGGATGACTTCCACAATGCCTGTGCTTGGCGGCTTGACAAGCCCGACCACTCGTTCAAGCCGATACGTCTATCCATGGTATACTAGTCCACCGCCTTTGAGCTTCCGCCCCGGTTCCTGAAAGGCGGTGTCCCAACCGGGTGTACGGAACCTGTTCTACTATAGACATTGCGTATGGGGTTAGAGCATTGTAAACTTTTAATAAACCTATGAAAGGAAGATTGCATTGAGAAAAACTTCACGAAATATCACTCCGCAGATCATTGTTAGGGAAGCCGCACGACTTTTTTTTACGAAGGGATACAAGAGCACCAGCCTGGAAGAAGTAGCAAATATTTTACAGATCACGCGCCCAGCTATCTATCACTACTTCAAAAATAAAGAAGAAATAATTCACACTATTGTAGTTCAAGTACAGGATAAGGTCCATGCATATGCCAATGAAATCCTAGCAAAGGAAGCTCCTGCACATCGGAAATTTGAAGAATTTCTGTATCAGCATATTTTGTTTATTCTCGATAATCGGATCGAAATGGGGATATTCTTTGAGGAACTGAAGAATATGCCGGAATCTATCATTCAAGAGACTCTTGACTTTATCGACAAATACTATGCCAATCTCACAGAATTGTACATGGAAGGTGTACGAACCGGACATTTTGTAGACAGGAACCCCTCTTTGGTGGTCCAAACCCTGTTTGGGGCCTGCAACTGGGCCTACAAATGGTATAATCCTTCAAAAAGCTATAGTAAAGAAGAAATAGCTCAACTGATCTATGAAATGCTCATGAATGGTTATAGAAGGTAGAGCAGGGTGTTTGTTTGTGTTCTCTGCACTTCATTATTCTTACTTAGAGGCCAAAAATATTTAATTTTGGAAGAGGAAAGCGTGCCAACAGCACATTAGCCGGTGACGAGAGGCGGCGGGGTCTCCCATGATCATGCAAGTTCCGAGAATGGTAGTCGTCCTGATTGTAGGCTCCTTTTTCTGCTCGACACCAGGCGGAAGCGGCTTACGGATTTAAACGAAAAACTGGGCCGAGACATCCAACTGTTTGTATGGCGACGTTCGGACGCACCGCCCGGCTGGTCACCAACTTCGTGATCTGGTCCACCGTCACTCCTTCAAAGGACTGATGCGGATAAGAAAAATAAAAGGCACAACACAAAATATAATTGAGACCGGGACTTCAATCGTTTCAACTCCATTCTCCCTAACAATTCACAAATGCGCCTATACGCGCAAATGCCTAGCATAAAGCCCCCTTACGCCTTGACGCAAGAGGGCTGACCAAGAGTCTGGCAATCGGGTTACGGCTTCACGACGAGTTTCCCCCACGTCTTCCGCCCCGCCAAAAGATGCAAGGCTTGCGGAACCTCTTCAAACGGAAATTCCCTGAACACCAGCGGCCGGATGGCTCCCTGTTCGTACAACGCCATCAGTTCCCCATGAGCTTCTGCCACCCGTTCCGGCATCAGGCGCCGGAACAAGCCCCAATGGACTCCGACCACCGAATAATTTTTCACCAAAGCGTGGTTCGTGGGGGCGTCCGCGATGCGACCTCCGGCGAAACCAATGACGAGCAAACGCCCTTCAAATGCGATGCATTTTCGGGAGCGATCGAACGTATCACCGCCAACCGGGTCAAAAATTACGTTTGCCCCGCGCCCTTCTGTAACCATTTTCACAATCTCTGCAAAATCTTCTGTCAGGTAATCGATTGCCGCTTCCGCACCCAGTTCTTTGCAAATTTGAACTTTTTCCGCACCTCCTGCGGTGGCAATCACACGCGCCCCGGCAGCCACTCCCAATTGAATCGCAGCAGACCCCACTCCGCCAGATCCTGCATGCACCAACAGCACTTCACCAGGTTGCAGTCTGGCGCATCGATGGAGAGCATAGTAGGCGGTCTGGTAGGTGATAAACATCGCCGCAGCCTCATTCCAGGATAACGAATCGGGAATCGGATAGACAAACTCTTCCGGCACCGCCACCCATTCTGCGAGACCTCCCCGCGGCAATGGCGGGGTAGCCACTACCCGCTGCCCCACTGTGAAAGAAGCGCTTTCTCCAACCGCCATAATGGTTCCGGAAATCTCCGCGCCAGGCGTAAACGGCAGCGGCGGCTTCTCCTGATATTTTCCCAGGCACTGCAAAATATCAAAAAAATTCAAGGCAA
The Effusibacillus pohliae DSM 22757 DNA segment above includes these coding regions:
- a CDS encoding TetR/AcrR family transcriptional regulator, with product MRKTSRNITPQIIVREAARLFFTKGYKSTSLEEVANILQITRPAIYHYFKNKEEIIHTIVVQVQDKVHAYANEILAKEAPAHRKFEEFLYQHILFILDNRIEMGIFFEELKNMPESIIQETLDFIDKYYANLTELYMEGVRTGHFVDRNPSLVVQTLFGACNWAYKWYNPSKSYSKEEIAQLIYEMLMNGYRR
- a CDS encoding NADPH:quinone oxidoreductase family protein; translation: MLAWVVKQLGDPSEALHLAEVPKPDPNSGEVLIKVEAVALNFFDILQCLGKYQEKPPLPFTPGAEISGTIMAVGESASFTVGQRVVATPPLPRGGLAEWVAVPEEFVYPIPDSLSWNEAAAMFITYQTAYYALHRCARLQPGEVLLVHAGSGGVGSAAIQLGVAAGARVIATAGGAEKVQICKELGAEAAIDYLTEDFAEIVKMVTEGRGANVIFDPVGGDTFDRSRKCIAFEGRLLVIGFAGGRIADAPTNHALVKNYSVVGVHWGLFRRLMPERVAEAHGELMALYEQGAIRPLVFREFPFEEVPQALHLLAGRKTWGKLVVKP